In Geminocystis sp. NIES-3708, a single window of DNA contains:
- a CDS encoding DUF3134 domain-containing protein has product MKNPALRKEKRYEPAPVIPLKQDGSLLDWLDANNRIIYRDREEKEEKILPLGMPEDEEISDLIEGEDDDFEADLDEIEVDIDDDDIL; this is encoded by the coding sequence ATGAAAAATCCTGCCTTACGTAAAGAGAAACGTTATGAGCCCGCTCCTGTAATACCGTTAAAACAAGATGGTTCTCTTTTAGATTGGTTAGACGCAAATAATCGCATTATCTATCGAGATCGAGAAGAAAAAGAAGAAAAAATATTACCTTTAGGAATGCCAGAAGATGAAGAAATTTCAGATCTTATTGAAGGAGAAGACGATGATTTTGAGGCAGATTTAGATGAAATAGAGGTTGATATTGATGATGATGATATTCTTTAA
- a CDS encoding DUF4912 domain-containing protein: protein MSKQRPPLEGMTLRQLRKVASLYNIPRYSRMRKAQLLTVIQEKETLFISADNINSDNKTNLLNQANIQEAQKMEASKFEVGQDDLTGGPLADVDQDFGELPGGYGENRIVLMPRDPQWAYTYWDIPIESKENLRRQGGQQLALRLYDVTDIDLNHQSPHNIQEYLCDELAREWYLPVPVSDRDYVIDIGYRCFDGRWLVLARSVPVRVPPVYPSDWVEDIFVTIPWEEDLRTKTVYKLTPPAKKAALAAQQQQYSYHNQIHDEIFGLAQSVEAQRVAGSLYGSMQQAPSSSIPENALSSYVFPSGAGLWAGRESLASGSGIGLGLASGSGIGLGLASGSGIGLGLASGSGAGFSADVIPNKPRKFWLIADAELIVYGATEPDAKVTIGGREIKLNPDGTFRFQMSFQDGNIDYPIVAVAADGEQTRSVHMTFDRHTPSRNTNTKEEAVLEWFPPIR, encoded by the coding sequence ATGTCCAAGCAACGACCACCTTTAGAGGGAATGACCCTAAGACAACTGCGAAAAGTCGCTAGTTTGTATAACATTCCTCGTTATAGCCGAATGCGCAAAGCACAATTATTAACTGTAATTCAAGAAAAAGAAACTCTATTTATTTCCGCAGATAATATCAATTCCGATAATAAAACTAATTTATTAAATCAAGCTAATATTCAGGAGGCACAAAAAATGGAAGCATCAAAATTTGAAGTAGGTCAAGATGATTTAACAGGAGGTCCTCTAGCTGACGTGGATCAAGATTTTGGTGAATTACCCGGTGGTTACGGTGAAAATCGCATTGTTTTAATGCCCCGTGACCCTCAATGGGCTTATACTTATTGGGATATACCCATTGAAAGCAAAGAAAATTTACGCCGTCAGGGTGGACAACAGTTAGCCCTAAGATTATATGATGTTACTGATATTGACTTAAATCACCAAAGTCCTCACAATATTCAAGAGTATCTTTGTGATGAATTAGCTCGTGAATGGTATTTACCCGTTCCTGTGAGCGATCGTGATTATGTCATTGACATCGGTTATCGTTGTTTTGACGGACGTTGGTTAGTCTTAGCTAGATCTGTTCCTGTAAGAGTTCCCCCGGTTTATCCTAGCGATTGGGTAGAAGACATTTTTGTAACTATCCCTTGGGAAGAAGATTTAAGAACCAAAACTGTTTATAAATTAACTCCTCCAGCCAAAAAAGCGGCATTGGCGGCTCAACAACAACAATATTCTTATCATAATCAGATTCATGATGAGATCTTTGGTTTAGCTCAAAGTGTCGAGGCTCAAAGAGTGGCTGGATCTTTGTATGGCAGTATGCAACAAGCTCCTAGCTCTAGTATTCCTGAAAATGCACTCAGTTCTTATGTATTTCCATCTGGTGCGGGATTATGGGCAGGGAGAGAAAGTTTAGCTAGTGGCTCTGGTATTGGCTTAGGTTTAGCTAGTGGCTCTGGTATTGGTTTAGGTTTAGCTAGTGGCTCTGGTATTGGTTTAGGTTTAGCTAGTGGCTCTGGTGCAGGATTCTCCGCCGATGTGATCCCCAATAAACCACGTAAATTCTGGTTAATTGCAGATGCAGAATTAATCGTTTATGGTGCAACCGAACCTGATGCAAAAGTAACCATTGGTGGTAGAGAAATCAAATTAAATCCTGATGGTACTTTCCGCTTTCAGATGTCTTTCCAAGACGGAAATATTGATTATCCTATCGTTGCCGTTGCGGCTGATGGTGAACAAACTCGTTCGGTACATATGACTTTCGATCGCCATACTCCTTCTCGGAATACTAACACCAAAGAAGAAGCGGTTTTAGAGTGGTTTCCTCCTATTCGATAA
- a CDS encoding TrkA family potassium uptake protein, giving the protein MFFRKREVTAYTLEKNYQRLKTELVGGLVVLGGVFITGTLWFWLVEKWSLIDSAYMTIITLSSVGFGEVNPLDDRSRLFTIVLILMGIIVIGYLVNRITEAFLQGYFRESIRLRQKRNVIDKLSNHYILCGYGRTGNHVAREFAAEGISFIIIDSDLDELEKAQQQGYLVLQGDATLDEFLILAKIETAICIVAALSSDADNLYTVMSAKALNPDIRAIARASTEEAVKKLERAGADTVVSPYITGGKRLAAAALRPQVMDFVDGIFAGGEKSFYLEECLLNEDNCPCIGQTLAQTQLRAKSGALVVAIRRHDGTLVVGPMGDFILEAGDSLMSMGTAEQLRTLNNILSPINLAQKQKGKREREI; this is encoded by the coding sequence ATATTTTTTAGAAAGCGTGAAGTAACTGCATACACATTAGAAAAAAACTATCAAAGATTAAAAACAGAATTAGTAGGTGGGTTAGTGGTTTTAGGAGGAGTTTTCATCACGGGAACACTCTGGTTTTGGTTAGTCGAAAAATGGTCATTAATAGATTCAGCTTATATGACTATCATTACCTTATCTAGTGTTGGTTTTGGTGAAGTAAATCCCCTTGATGACCGATCTCGTTTATTTACGATAGTTTTAATTTTGATGGGTATTATTGTTATCGGTTATTTAGTGAATCGAATTACGGAAGCGTTTTTACAAGGGTATTTTCGAGAAAGTATTCGTTTAAGACAAAAGAGGAATGTGATTGATAAATTATCTAACCATTACATACTATGCGGTTATGGACGCACGGGAAATCATGTAGCCAGAGAATTTGCTGCCGAAGGTATCTCATTTATTATCATTGATTCAGATTTGGATGAACTAGAAAAAGCTCAACAACAAGGTTATTTAGTTTTACAAGGAGATGCGACTTTAGATGAGTTTTTAATCTTAGCAAAAATTGAAACGGCTATTTGTATTGTTGCGGCTTTAAGTTCTGATGCTGATAATTTATATACTGTAATGTCAGCAAAAGCTCTTAATCCAGATATTCGAGCTATCGCTAGAGCGAGTACGGAAGAAGCAGTTAAGAAATTGGAACGAGCGGGAGCTGATACTGTTGTTTCACCTTATATAACAGGAGGGAAAAGATTAGCCGCCGCCGCATTACGTCCACAGGTAATGGATTTTGTCGATGGTATTTTTGCGGGGGGAGAGAAATCTTTTTATTTAGAAGAATGTTTATTAAACGAAGATAATTGTCCTTGTATTGGGCAAACCCTCGCACAAACTCAATTAAGGGCAAAATCAGGGGCGTTAGTGGTAGCTATTCGCCGACATGATGGTACTTTAGTAGTAGGACCTATGGGAGATTTTATTTTAGAAGCTGGAGATTCACTAATGTCTATGGGTACAGCAGAACAATTAAGAACATTAAATAATATTTTAAGTCCTATTAATTTAGCACAAAAGCAAAAGGGCAAACGAGAAAGAGAAATTTAG
- a CDS encoding DnaJ domain-containing protein produces the protein MMISLNKYYKILELPENASKEQIKKAYRQLSKKWHPDNFIGNLIQQNLAKEKFIVISEAYEILINKNDNFNAKNLSSKFKTNIEEDVSKYYYNLGVLAAENEEWEEAIPYFNNAIKIDDTFTEAYFYRAIVLEKQGFNLRAEADYKKFNELKGKINQKKDTGLNIKNSHGYFTKKYHNNYQKNKSNIKNKVIFHFLLIVIIFLLFSPIIYNFYSNFKFLKLFHKYAQDSLTEKDLLPKMQQTFHYYGGKNKAIITGKKFCEFLKKKDSFSQEFSIFKEMLSSDKNKYLIFITENASTVANLFSDGNISSIYNNFKGEINSNNHDGIEAIAWGITFASVKVYCPEYQSIFFLRK, from the coding sequence ATGATGATAAGTTTAAACAAATATTATAAAATACTTGAATTACCAGAAAATGCTTCTAAAGAACAAATTAAGAAAGCCTATAGGCAATTATCTAAAAAATGGCATCCTGATAATTTTATAGGTAATTTAATACAACAAAATTTAGCCAAAGAAAAATTTATAGTTATTAGTGAAGCCTATGAAATATTGATTAATAAAAATGATAACTTTAACGCTAAAAATTTATCGTCAAAATTTAAAACTAATATAGAAGAGGATGTTTCTAAATATTATTATAATTTAGGAGTATTAGCCGCTGAAAATGAAGAATGGGAAGAGGCTATTCCTTATTTTAATAATGCTATAAAAATTGATGATACATTCACAGAGGCTTATTTTTATCGAGCGATAGTCTTAGAAAAACAAGGATTTAATTTAAGAGCTGAAGCCGATTATAAGAAATTTAATGAGCTAAAAGGAAAAATTAATCAAAAAAAAGATACTGGTCTTAATATTAAAAATTCCCATGGCTATTTTACTAAAAAGTATCACAACAATTATCAAAAAAATAAGTCTAATATTAAGAATAAAGTTATTTTTCATTTCTTATTAATAGTTATTATCTTTTTATTATTTTCACCTATTATATATAATTTTTATAGTAATTTTAAATTTCTTAAATTATTTCATAAATATGCTCAAGATTCATTAACTGAAAAAGATTTATTACCAAAAATGCAACAGACATTTCATTATTACGGTGGTAAGAACAAAGCTATTATAACTGGAAAGAAATTTTGTGAGTTTTTGAAAAAAAAAGACTCTTTTTCTCAGGAATTTTCTATATTTAAAGAAATGTTAAGCAGTGATAAAAACAAATATTTAATTTTCATTACAGAAAACGCTTCTACGGTAGCTAATTTATTTTCTGATGGAAATATTTCCAGTATATATAATAATTTTAAAGGAGAAATTAACTCAAATAATCATGATGGAATTGAAGCTATAGCGTGGGGAATTACTTTTGCTTCTGTTAAAGTTTATTGCCCTGAATATCAATCAATATTTTTTCTTAGAAAATAG
- a CDS encoding Hsp70 family protein: MAIAIDFGTSNTVVTRINKVTGETEIIKLANIAQNNLKIPPLIPSLVYVNDAEKEDITIGQKVRDKGLDINNNFRYFRNFKRGIGTEIQGFLPELDNKNINFENIGEWFLTGILKELKETPDSLILTVPVDSFENYRHWLTGICEKWNINQIKIIDEPTAAALGYGTENDNLLLVVDFGGGTIDFSLVELNLGKSKKTQGFILKWGEKLLGENSNQKIKLAKVIAKTGTNLGGCDLDNWILDYFHNNQGIVKSSLTTRLAERLKIQLSTQKNAQEVFFNDRTLETYDLKLNRTEFEQILTANLFFDKLDQLIENVLQQAKRRGVDTVNIDQVLLVGGSGQIPAVQTWLQKYFSPKKIKKDQPFSAIAIGALKLEEGLQVKDFLYHSYGIRYWNRRQKRHDWHTIIPSGQPYPMTNPIELTLGASVENQPSIELIIGELGEQNTSTEVYFDGDRLITRNVTQGEKKVQPLNDNEGGKTIARLNPLGIPGSDRIKVLFMVDEQRALKITVEDLLTNEILLNNVIVASLS, translated from the coding sequence ATGGCGATCGCAATTGATTTTGGAACAAGTAATACTGTCGTTACTCGCATCAATAAAGTTACGGGAGAAACAGAAATTATCAAACTAGCAAATATTGCTCAAAATAATCTGAAAATACCACCATTAATTCCCAGTTTAGTCTATGTGAATGATGCCGAAAAAGAAGATATAACTATTGGGCAAAAAGTTAGAGATAAAGGTTTAGATATTAATAATAACTTTCGTTATTTTCGCAATTTTAAAAGGGGAATTGGAACAGAAATCCAAGGTTTTTTACCAGAGTTAGATAATAAGAATATTAACTTTGAAAATATAGGTGAATGGTTTTTAACAGGTATTTTAAAAGAATTAAAAGAAACTCCCGACAGTTTAATTTTAACTGTGCCTGTAGATAGTTTTGAAAATTATCGTCACTGGTTAACAGGTATTTGTGAGAAATGGAATATTAATCAAATTAAAATTATTGATGAACCCACAGCGGCTGCTTTAGGTTATGGTACTGAAAATGATAATTTATTATTAGTCGTAGATTTTGGTGGCGGCACAATCGACTTTTCTTTAGTAGAATTAAACTTAGGAAAAAGTAAAAAAACTCAAGGTTTCATTTTAAAATGGGGCGAAAAATTATTAGGAGAAAATAGTAATCAAAAAATAAAATTAGCAAAGGTAATTGCAAAAACTGGCACTAATTTAGGAGGTTGTGATTTAGATAATTGGATATTAGACTATTTTCACAACAATCAAGGTATTGTTAAATCTTCCCTCACCACAAGACTAGCAGAAAGATTAAAAATCCAGTTATCCACTCAAAAAAACGCTCAAGAAGTATTTTTTAATGATCGAACTTTAGAAACTTATGATTTAAAGCTCAATAGGACAGAATTTGAGCAAATCTTGACCGCAAATCTTTTTTTTGACAAATTAGACCAATTAATAGAAAACGTCTTACAACAAGCAAAACGTAGGGGTGTTGACACTGTTAATATTGACCAAGTTTTATTGGTGGGTGGTAGTGGACAAATTCCAGCCGTACAAACTTGGCTACAAAAATATTTTTCCCCAAAAAAAATCAAAAAGGATCAACCTTTTTCTGCGATCGCCATAGGGGCACTAAAATTAGAAGAAGGTTTACAAGTCAAAGATTTTCTTTATCATAGTTATGGTATTCGTTACTGGAATCGTCGTCAAAAACGTCACGATTGGCATACGATTATTCCCAGTGGGCAACCTTACCCCATGACTAACCCCATTGAGTTAACTTTAGGCGCATCTGTGGAAAATCAACCCAGTATTGAATTAATTATCGGAGAATTAGGAGAACAAAACACCAGTACTGAAGTTTATTTTGATGGCGATCGCCTTATTACCCGTAACGTCACTCAAGGAGAGAAAAAAGTGCAACCCTTAAACGATAATGAGGGAGGAAAAACCATTGCAAGATTAAATCCTTTAGGCATACCCGGAAGCGATCGCATTAAAGTATTATTTATGGTAGATGAACAACGAGCTTTAAAAATAACTGTAGAAGACTTATTAACCAACGAGATATTATTAAATAACGTAATAGTGGCTAGTTTATCTTAA
- a CDS encoding LptF/LptG family permease, with translation MEKEPKFQLSLPQISVMDRYIMIELLLPFLFGIGLFTSLGLSIGTLFELIRKVTESGLLFSVAIKILLLRMPEFIALAFPMSVLLATLMAYSRLSSDSEIIALRSIGINVYRLIIPAIILSLVVTGMTFFINDVVTPSANREATLTLQKALDRVRPTFKDRNILYPEYKTVTHEDGSRHSVLVRLFYAEEFNGEEMKDLTILDLSREGVNQILTSQTATWNMGENVWDFFNGTIYLISPDGGYRNIVRFEHQQLALSRAPLDLAQRPPSYSEMSIAQAREYLKIVKLEANEKEIRKILVRIQGKIALPFVCLVFGLIGAALGVRPQNTNKATSFGICVGLIFSYYLLSFVSESMGVWGILTPFMAAWLPNFLGLGTGTWLLIQSAK, from the coding sequence ATGGAAAAAGAACCAAAATTCCAACTATCGTTACCGCAAATATCGGTCATGGATCGATACATTATGATCGAATTATTGCTACCTTTTCTATTTGGAATTGGTTTATTTACCTCTTTGGGTTTATCTATTGGCACATTATTTGAGTTAATTCGTAAAGTAACAGAGTCAGGATTATTATTCAGCGTAGCAATTAAAATTTTACTACTGAGAATGCCTGAATTTATTGCTTTAGCCTTTCCCATGTCAGTATTATTAGCAACATTAATGGCTTATAGTCGTTTATCTAGTGATAGTGAAATTATTGCCTTGCGCAGTATTGGTATTAATGTTTATCGTTTAATTATACCCGCCATTATTCTGAGTTTAGTGGTGACAGGAATGACTTTTTTTATTAATGATGTAGTTACTCCCTCCGCTAATAGAGAGGCTACTTTAACCCTACAAAAAGCTCTTGATCGAGTTCGACCAACTTTTAAAGATCGTAATATTCTCTATCCTGAATATAAAACCGTAACCCATGAAGATGGTAGTCGTCACTCAGTCTTAGTTAGATTATTTTATGCTGAAGAATTTAACGGGGAAGAAATGAAAGATTTAACTATTTTAGATTTATCAAGGGAAGGAGTAAATCAAATTCTCACTTCACAAACCGCTACATGGAATATGGGAGAGAATGTTTGGGATTTTTTTAACGGCACAATTTACCTAATTTCTCCTGATGGTGGATACCGTAATATAGTTCGCTTTGAACATCAACAATTAGCTTTATCCAGAGCCCCTCTTGATTTAGCACAACGCCCTCCGAGTTATTCGGAAATGAGTATCGCTCAAGCACGGGAATATTTAAAAATAGTCAAGCTAGAAGCCAACGAAAAAGAAATTCGCAAAATTTTGGTGCGCATTCAAGGAAAAATCGCATTACCCTTTGTCTGTTTAGTTTTTGGATTAATTGGTGCGGCTTTAGGAGTTCGTCCTCAAAATACCAATAAGGCAACCAGTTTCGGCATTTGTGTTGGTTTAATCTTCTCTTATTATCTTCTATCTTTTGTTAGTGAATCTATGGGAGTTTGGGGCATTTTAACCCCATTTATGGCTGCATGGTTGCCTAATTTTCTGGGATTAGGTACGGGAACATGGTTATTAATTCAATCAGCGAAATAG
- a CDS encoding PAP/fibrillin family protein — translation MSLKTELLEAIKDKNRGLSATENDKVKILTAVEKLEDHNPNLDPFNNLSLVDGNWRLLYTTSRSILGLNNLPLLGLGEVYQCIRISTNKIYNLAQIKGLPFLDGLVSVSANFEIVSAKRINVKFERSIIGLQKILGYLSPENFIDKIEAGKYFLPLDFNLELLNNNNQQGWLEITYLDENMRIGRGNEGNVFILERF, via the coding sequence ATGAGTTTAAAAACAGAATTATTAGAAGCTATCAAAGACAAAAATCGGGGTTTATCAGCAACGGAAAACGATAAAGTCAAGATTTTAACGGCGGTGGAAAAACTTGAAGATCACAATCCCAATCTTGATCCTTTCAATAATTTATCATTAGTTGATGGAAATTGGAGATTGCTTTATACCACTAGCAGAAGTATCTTAGGTTTAAATAATCTTCCTCTGTTAGGATTAGGGGAAGTTTATCAATGTATTCGGATAAGCACAAACAAAATTTATAATTTAGCACAAATCAAAGGTTTGCCTTTTTTAGATGGATTAGTAAGTGTTAGTGCTAATTTTGAAATAGTATCTGCAAAAAGAATTAACGTTAAGTTTGAGAGATCAATTATTGGATTGCAAAAGATATTAGGGTATCTTTCTCCTGAAAATTTTATTGACAAAATTGAAGCTGGAAAGTATTTTTTACCTTTAGATTTTAACTTAGAACTTTTAAATAATAATAATCAGCAAGGATGGTTAGAAATTACCTATTTAGACGAAAATATGCGAATTGGAAGAGGAAATGAAGGAAATGTTTTTATTTTAGAACGTTTTTAA
- a CDS encoding four-carbon acid sugar kinase family protein, whose protein sequence is MTQQPKIIVLDDDPTGSQTVHSCLLLMKWDIDTLRDGLRDDASIFFILTNTRALTPTEAQAVTREVCHNLKQALALENIKEYLVVSRSDSTLRGHYPLETDVIAEELGEFDAHFLIPAFFEGGRITRDSIHYLLVNGVETPVHQTEFAQDSVFGYQYSYLPDYVEEKTKGKITADKVERFLLGDIRNGTQNRLRNLKHNQCVVVDGENQQDLDKFALDLLQIASEGKKFLFRSAASILTSLAGLGKQPIEAEAMAKYKPTAKSGVIIVGSHVKKTTQQLKQLLQQSDIVGIEIDVTFLRDKLKSRDKIINSALDKISETLNNGKTPVVYTSRQELSFPDIETRLEFGKQVSAVLMDIVRGLPSDIGFLISKGGITSNDVLSDGLALKEARLLGQILAGCSVIITPNNHYLFPNLPVVLFPGNVGDENALVTAYKRLK, encoded by the coding sequence ATGACTCAGCAACCAAAAATAATCGTTTTAGATGATGATCCCACAGGTTCTCAAACAGTCCACAGTTGTTTATTATTAATGAAATGGGATATAGATACTTTACGAGATGGTTTACGAGATGATGCATCTATTTTCTTCATTTTAACTAACACAAGGGCATTAACTCCTACAGAAGCCCAAGCTGTTACTCGAGAAGTTTGTCATAATTTAAAACAGGCGCTCGCTCTTGAAAATATTAAAGAATATTTAGTAGTAAGTCGCTCAGATTCTACCTTAAGAGGACATTATCCCCTAGAAACTGATGTTATTGCCGAAGAATTAGGGGAATTTGACGCACATTTCCTGATTCCAGCATTTTTTGAAGGTGGAAGAATTACCCGTGACTCTATTCATTATCTATTAGTTAATGGCGTTGAAACTCCTGTACATCAAACGGAATTTGCCCAAGACTCCGTATTTGGTTATCAATATAGTTACCTTCCTGATTATGTGGAAGAAAAAACTAAAGGTAAAATTACCGCCGATAAAGTCGAAAGATTTTTACTAGGTGATATTAGAAATGGTACTCAAAATCGTCTCCGAAATTTGAAACATAATCAATGTGTAGTAGTAGATGGTGAAAATCAACAGGATTTAGATAAATTTGCCCTTGATTTACTACAAATCGCCTCCGAAGGCAAAAAGTTCCTTTTTCGTAGTGCGGCAAGTATTTTAACTTCTTTGGCAGGATTAGGAAAGCAACCCATTGAAGCGGAAGCCATGGCAAAATATAAACCTACCGCTAAATCTGGGGTTATTATAGTTGGTTCTCATGTCAAAAAAACAACTCAACAATTAAAACAGTTATTACAACAATCTGATATTGTTGGCATTGAAATTGACGTGACTTTTTTAAGAGATAAATTGAAAAGTCGAGACAAGATTATTAACTCAGCCTTAGATAAAATTAGCGAAACTTTGAATAACGGAAAAACTCCTGTAGTTTATACTAGCCGTCAAGAATTGAGTTTTCCTGACATCGAAACTCGACTTGAATTTGGAAAGCAAGTGTCGGCAGTATTGATGGATATTGTGAGAGGTTTACCTTCAGATATTGGCTTTTTAATTAGTAAAGGTGGTATTACTTCTAATGATGTTTTAAGTGATGGTTTAGCGTTAAAAGAAGCAAGATTATTAGGACAAATTTTAGCAGGATGTTCTGTTATAATTACACCAAATAATCATTATCTTTTCCCTAATTTACCAGTAGTTTTATTTCCGGGTAATGTAGGAGATGAAAATGCGTTAGTTACTGCTTATAAAAGACTTAAATAA
- a CDS encoding LptA/OstA family protein, translating into MKSLQMSAKTKKTIYSSLLAISLISPWLITSNFNFNQVKAQSAIPKQPLTVRSDIQEANSETGVITARGNVYINYPARDLQATSTQAQYFSRERRLVLTGNVYVLQQGNTMRSETMTYLIDEGRFIATPETKQQVESVYLVDETENK; encoded by the coding sequence ATGAAATCTTTACAAATGTCTGCCAAAACTAAAAAAACCATTTATTCCTCATTATTAGCAATTTCTTTAATAAGTCCTTGGCTAATCACTAGCAATTTTAACTTTAATCAAGTAAAAGCACAATCAGCCATCCCAAAACAACCGTTAACGGTAAGATCTGATATACAAGAAGCTAACTCAGAAACAGGAGTAATTACTGCTAGAGGCAATGTTTATATTAACTATCCCGCAAGAGATCTTCAAGCGACTTCTACTCAAGCTCAATACTTTAGCAGAGAAAGACGTTTAGTTTTGACAGGTAACGTCTATGTACTTCAGCAGGGTAATACGATGAGATCAGAAACCATGACTTATTTAATTGATGAGGGTAGATTTATCGCTACTCCTGAGACAAAACAACAAGTAGAGTCTGTTTATTTAGTCGATGAAACAGAAAATAAGTAA
- a CDS encoding response regulator transcription factor — MYKILVIEDEQKLAKFLELELQYEGYEVIVANDGMSGLSTARECNADLILLDWMLPGISGLEVCRRLRLTGSKTPIILLTAKDEISDRVAGLDAGADDYIVKPFSIEELLARFRAHLRRSNEEDPDQLQFLDLTLNRRTREVKRGDRLIELTATEYDLMEYLISHPRQVLTRDQILERVWGYDFGGDSNIIEVYVRYLRLKLESNKEKRIIQTVRGVGYVLKE; from the coding sequence ATGTATAAAATTTTAGTGATAGAAGATGAACAAAAACTGGCAAAATTTTTGGAATTGGAATTGCAATATGAGGGTTATGAAGTTATTGTGGCGAATGATGGGATGTCAGGTTTAAGCACCGCTAGAGAATGTAATGCTGATTTAATTTTACTTGATTGGATGTTACCCGGAATTTCAGGGTTAGAAGTTTGTCGTCGTCTGCGTTTAACAGGTAGTAAAACTCCTATTATATTATTAACTGCTAAGGATGAAATTAGTGATCGAGTGGCTGGTTTAGATGCTGGTGCAGATGATTATATCGTTAAACCTTTCAGTATTGAAGAATTATTAGCAAGATTCCGAGCTCATTTACGTCGTAGTAATGAAGAAGATCCTGATCAACTACAGTTTCTTGATCTTACTCTTAATCGTCGTACTCGTGAAGTTAAAAGGGGCGATCGCCTAATTGAATTGACAGCTACTGAATATGATTTAATGGAATATTTAATATCACACCCAAGACAAGTCTTAACTAGAGATCAAATTTTAGAAAGAGTTTGGGGTTATGATTTCGGTGGTGATTCCAATATTATTGAGGTTTATGTACGTTATTTACGATTAAAATTAGAATCTAATAAAGAAAAAAGAATCATTCAAACCGTCAGAGGTGTTGGCTATGTTTTAAAGGAATAA
- the lptB gene encoding LPS export ABC transporter ATP-binding protein, with protein sequence MKLLLENIHKFYGKRCIVNRVSIKVSQGEIVGLLGPNGAGKTTTFYITTGLVKPNEGNVYLDDQNITKLQLNERAKLGIGYLTQQASIFRNLTVKENIQLVLEQTNFSGRFRKMRLEQLIAEFRLEKVVDTKGSQVSGGERRRTELARALAVGKEGPKFLLLDEPFAGVDPIAVSEIQEIIADLKEKDMGILITDHNVRETLAITSRSYIMREGQILASGTGEELYNNPLVRQYYLGDNFQV encoded by the coding sequence ATGAAATTATTATTAGAAAATATCCATAAATTTTATGGCAAAAGATGTATCGTCAATCGCGTGAGTATTAAAGTTTCTCAGGGAGAAATTGTCGGTTTATTAGGACCAAATGGGGCTGGAAAAACAACTACATTTTATATTACAACAGGTTTGGTAAAACCCAATGAGGGTAATGTTTATCTCGATGATCAAAATATTACAAAATTACAACTGAATGAAAGGGCAAAATTGGGTATTGGTTATTTGACTCAACAAGCAAGTATTTTTCGTAATTTAACGGTAAAAGAAAATATCCAATTAGTATTGGAGCAGACCAACTTTTCTGGTCGTTTCCGTAAAATGCGTTTAGAACAGTTAATTGCTGAATTTCGTCTGGAAAAAGTAGTAGATACGAAAGGATCTCAAGTATCGGGGGGAGAAAGACGTAGAACAGAGTTAGCAAGGGCGTTGGCGGTGGGAAAAGAAGGACCTAAATTCTTGTTGTTAGATGAACCTTTTGCAGGGGTTGATCCGATTGCGGTGTCGGAAATACAAGAAATTATTGCTGATCTCAAAGAGAAAGATATGGGTATCCTAATCACCGATCATAATGTCAGGGAAACTTTGGCTATTACTAGCAGATCATATATCATGAGAGAAGGTCAAATTTTAGCCTCTGGTACAGGAGAAGAGCTTTACAACAACCCCTTAGTTAGACAATACTATTTAGGAGATAATTTTCAAGTCTAA